A genomic segment from Bombus huntii isolate Logan2020A chromosome 13, iyBomHunt1.1, whole genome shotgun sequence encodes:
- the LOC126872441 gene encoding ATPase WRNIP1-like isoform X2 produces METLSTAKRSLSYEDINQTNPLKKHKANTVINITNMNQQKSSPNKEFISLSERMRPTCIDDYIGQEKVIGSHTILKQLLIKGHIPSMIFWGPPGCGKTSLANVISKLIKEIHGEKVHIKNLSATSSGVSNIRNIVNTTKTKSKLNNQVIVFMDEIHRFNKLQQDIFLPHIEAGTFTLIGTTTENPSYSLNSALLSRCRVFALNKLTVSNIVDILCKAISSINGEIYNFPQKTLLTNLKYSLSCSSKPCFSINQMVIDWLAEVCDGDARVALNSLELAVKSKVSNELSSSHLVSITLDDVKESLKQAHTLSDKHNNTHHLYSALHKSIKAGKENASLYWLARIMAVKEDPVDVARRLVRISSEDIGLADPDALGIAVHTMHGCQMIGMPECDVILAQCVIYLTRAPKSQLVYNALKSAKNIIINHKDPQPRVPVHIRDSTGQEKHYAIFESSAL; encoded by the exons ATGGAAACATTATCAACAGCAAAGAGATCTCTTTCATATGAAGATATTAATCAAACAAATCCACTAAAGAAACACAAAGCCAATACAGTgattaatataacaaatatgaaTCAACAGAAATCATCACCAAATAAAGAATTCATTTCTCTTTCTGAAAGAATGAGGCCTACATGCATTGATGATTACATAGGGCAGGAAAAAGTTATTGGATCTCACACAATACTAAAACAATTGCTAATAAAAGGGCATATTCCTAGCATGATATTTTGGGGTCCACCAGGATGTGGAAAG acATCTTTAGCTAATGTTATATCAAAACtaattaaagaaatacatGGAGAAAAAGTACATATTAAAAATCTTTCTGCAACATCCTCTGGTGTGAGTAATATCAGAAATATTGTTAACACAACAAAAACTAAATCAAAATTGAACAATCAAGTTATTGTATTTATGGATGAAATACATCGCTTTAATAAATTGCAACAAGATATTTTTTTACCACATATTGAGGCAGGCACATTTACTCTAATTGGTACAACTACAGAGAATCCATCTTATAGTTTAAATTCTGCTCTGCTAAGTAGATGCCGTGTATTTGCTTTAAATAAGTTAACGGTATCAAATATTGTAGATATTCTTTGTAAAGCCATTTCATCTATTAACggagaaatatataattttccacAAAAAACTTTATTGACTAATTTAAAGTATAGTTTAAGCTGTAGTTCTAAACCATGTTTCTCCATTAATCAGATGGTAATTGATTGGCTAGCAGAGGTATGTGATGGAGATGCACGTGTTGCATTAAATAGTTTAGAACTGGCAGTTAAAAGTAAAGTGTCAAACGAACTAAGTTCTTCTCATCTTGTTTCAATAACTCTTGACGATGTTAAAGAAAGTCTTAAACAAGCACATACATTATCTGATAAACATAATAATACTCATCATTTATATTCTGCTTTACACAAATCAATAAAAGCTGGCAAAGAAAACGCATCTTTATATTGGTTAGCACGGATTATGGCAGTTAAAGAAGATCCAGTGGATGTAGCAAGAAGATTAGTAAGAATATCAAGTGAAGATATTGGCTTAGCAGACCCTGATGCTTTAG GCATAGCTGTTCATACTATGCATGGATGTCAAATGATCGGAATGCCAGAATGTGATGTGATTTTAGCACAATGTGTCATATATTTAACTAGAGCACCAAAGTCTCAACTTGTgtataatgctttaaaatctgctaaaaatataattataaaccACAAAGATCCACAACCTAGAGTACCAGTACATATCAGAGATAGTACGGGACAAGAAAAACATTATGCTATTTTTG AAAGCAGCGCGCTGTGA
- the LOC126872441 gene encoding ATPase WRNIP1-like isoform X1, with amino-acid sequence METLSTAKRSLSYEDINQTNPLKKHKANTVINITNMNQQKSSPNKEFISLSERMRPTCIDDYIGQEKVIGSHTILKQLLIKGHIPSMIFWGPPGCGKTSLANVISKLIKEIHGEKVHIKNLSATSSGVSNIRNIVNTTKTKSKLNNQVIVFMDEIHRFNKLQQDIFLPHIEAGTFTLIGTTTENPSYSLNSALLSRCRVFALNKLTVSNIVDILCKAISSINGEIYNFPQKTLLTNLKYSLSCSSKPCFSINQMVIDWLAEVCDGDARVALNSLELAVKSKVSNELSSSHLVSITLDDVKESLKQAHTLSDKHNNTHHLYSALHKSIKAGKENASLYWLARIMAVKEDPVDVARRLVRISSEDIGLADPDALGIAVHTMHGCQMIGMPECDVILAQCVIYLTRAPKSQLVYNALKSAKNIIINHKDPQPRVPVHIRDSTGQEKHYAIFGCQEENLLHKEKDVQTYLPFSLQHVDFFSES; translated from the exons ATGGAAACATTATCAACAGCAAAGAGATCTCTTTCATATGAAGATATTAATCAAACAAATCCACTAAAGAAACACAAAGCCAATACAGTgattaatataacaaatatgaaTCAACAGAAATCATCACCAAATAAAGAATTCATTTCTCTTTCTGAAAGAATGAGGCCTACATGCATTGATGATTACATAGGGCAGGAAAAAGTTATTGGATCTCACACAATACTAAAACAATTGCTAATAAAAGGGCATATTCCTAGCATGATATTTTGGGGTCCACCAGGATGTGGAAAG acATCTTTAGCTAATGTTATATCAAAACtaattaaagaaatacatGGAGAAAAAGTACATATTAAAAATCTTTCTGCAACATCCTCTGGTGTGAGTAATATCAGAAATATTGTTAACACAACAAAAACTAAATCAAAATTGAACAATCAAGTTATTGTATTTATGGATGAAATACATCGCTTTAATAAATTGCAACAAGATATTTTTTTACCACATATTGAGGCAGGCACATTTACTCTAATTGGTACAACTACAGAGAATCCATCTTATAGTTTAAATTCTGCTCTGCTAAGTAGATGCCGTGTATTTGCTTTAAATAAGTTAACGGTATCAAATATTGTAGATATTCTTTGTAAAGCCATTTCATCTATTAACggagaaatatataattttccacAAAAAACTTTATTGACTAATTTAAAGTATAGTTTAAGCTGTAGTTCTAAACCATGTTTCTCCATTAATCAGATGGTAATTGATTGGCTAGCAGAGGTATGTGATGGAGATGCACGTGTTGCATTAAATAGTTTAGAACTGGCAGTTAAAAGTAAAGTGTCAAACGAACTAAGTTCTTCTCATCTTGTTTCAATAACTCTTGACGATGTTAAAGAAAGTCTTAAACAAGCACATACATTATCTGATAAACATAATAATACTCATCATTTATATTCTGCTTTACACAAATCAATAAAAGCTGGCAAAGAAAACGCATCTTTATATTGGTTAGCACGGATTATGGCAGTTAAAGAAGATCCAGTGGATGTAGCAAGAAGATTAGTAAGAATATCAAGTGAAGATATTGGCTTAGCAGACCCTGATGCTTTAG GCATAGCTGTTCATACTATGCATGGATGTCAAATGATCGGAATGCCAGAATGTGATGTGATTTTAGCACAATGTGTCATATATTTAACTAGAGCACCAAAGTCTCAACTTGTgtataatgctttaaaatctgctaaaaatataattataaaccACAAAGATCCACAACCTAGAGTACCAGTACATATCAGAGATAGTACGGGACAAGAAAAACATTATGCTATTTTTG gttgccaagaagaaaatttattgcATAAAGAGAAAGACGTTCAAACCTACCTACCATTTAGCTTACAGCATGTTGATTTCTTCTCCGAAAGTTGA
- the LOC126872439 gene encoding uncharacterized protein LOC126872439, which produces MSNTWNRNIYRQEQEAFVSGHGGTTSREVIYALMPNICSILLTKTAMGLLGRIIHKNIRVIIEFALIVMPCILCCTVLSDYVVTVCCAMIIISIINILLLGINSDVTSMYNMRPVNDKRPFITNFRAFTNLITAICILAIDFHIFPRKFAKTELFGYSLMDTGVGLFIFANALVAPEAKDFALKPRIGFFHTISKNIKHSARSCIPLLILGFSRSVAIEVLGYQKHVTEYGIHWNFFITLAFVKLFTSSITSTINSKYSLLSGIWILGMHEYVLSTKGLKEWVLSNRPRNDFISANREGVVSVPGYVGLYLIGVAVGRLIHSTYQNSHAQDSLLHRHKTFHIKLFGYEFDAHYNQSMILCIKLSLISAQTCAATLFCDAYFGVSRRLANAGYCMWILTLGVMVLTLLLLIEIICDILIHATIDSKLNQKTKTCKMNVKSKRDSVADKCEKDTNKNIIEILEAVNYNGLFFFLLSNLMTGAINMLVRTLYLSHLKALLILIAYMAVNILSVLLLYRKQVQIKL; this is translated from the coding sequence ATGTCAAATACATGGAATAGAAATATCTATCGCCAAGAACAAGAAGCATTTGTTTCTGGTCATGGTGGAACAACCTCCAGAGAGGTCATATATGCACTCATGCCAAATATTTGTAGTATTCTTTTAACTAAAACTGCAATGGGTCTTTTAGGACGgattattcataaaaatattaggGTTATAATAGAATTTGCGTTAATTGTAATGCCATGTATTTTATGTTGTACTGTATTGTCTGATTATGTTGTTACAGTATGTTGTGCCATGATTATAATatctattattaatattttattattaggaaTTAATTCTGATGTTACATCAATGTACAATATGAGACCGGTTAATGACAAAAGGCCCTTCATTACAAATTTTAGAGCATTCACTAACTTAATAACAGCAATATGTATATTAGCGATagattttcacatttttcctCGTAAATTTGCCAAAACTGAATTGTTTGGGTATAGTTTAATGGATACTGGTGTTGGGTTATTTATATTTGCTAATGCTTTAGTGGCTCCAGAAGCCAAAGACTTTGCTCTTAAACCTAGAATAGGCTTTTTCCATACtatatcaaaaaatataaagcaTTCAGCAAGAAGTTGTATTCCACTTTTAATATTAGGCTTTAGCAGATCTGTTGCCATTGAAGTTTTAGGTTATCAGAAGCATGTTACTGAATATGGGATTCAttggaatttttttattactcttgcctttgttaaattatttactaGTTCTATAACAAGTACTATCAATTCAAAGTACTCACTGTTATCAGGAATTTGGATTTTAGGAATGCATGAATATGTTTTGAGTACTAAGGGGTTGAAGGAATGGGTTTTGAGTAATAGACCAAGGAATGATTTTATATCTGCTAATCGGGAAGGTGTGGTATCTGTACCTGGATATGTTGGGCTTTATCTAATAGGTGTAGCAGTTGGTAGGTTAATACATTCTACTTATCAGAATTCACATGCACAAGATTCGTTACTACATAGGCATAAAacatttcatattaaattatttggaTATGAATTTGATGCGCACTATAATCAGTCTAtgattttatgtattaaaTTGTCCTTGATATCAGCGCAAACGTGCGCAGCTACTTTATTTTGCGATGCATATTTTGGAGTATCTAGACGATTAGCAAATGCAGGTTATTGTATGTGGATTCTTACTTTAGGTGTTATGGTACTTACGTTATTACTATTGATAGAAATAATATGTGACATATTAATTCATGCAACCATAGATTCGAAACTTAACCAGAAGACAAAAACATGTAAAATGAATGTAAAAAGTAAGCGAGATAGTGTGGCTGATAAATGCGAAAAAgatacgaataaaaatataattgaaatactcgaagctgtaaattacaatggtctatttttctttttattgtcAAACTTAATGACTGGCGCGATTAATATGTTAGTACGTACGTTATATTTAAGTCACTTAAAAGCTTTGCTAATATTGATTGCATACATGGctgtaaatatattatcgGTTTTATTATTGTACAGAAAACAggtacaaattaaattataa
- the LOC126872436 gene encoding EGF domain-specific O-linked N-acetylglucosamine transferase isoform X1, producing the protein MTDNALSIKYSVTIVLVFAITQTYSNYTEIDLPPDHIKYYFNSFPTVAEECRNNTACPYKDSLDTKACWGYEPNCKAENSFSVPQCPGDHRGWVTTKKAQVETFYAQGDFGYVRDQRKEMSIFCKPLFVDDSSLECSEHMRFCRARNIMINFTDLIQRKEPIRYKMDVLKEGQIGGYCTLNEKRLQENADHISPLQSWGPELRNFRKLPRPPIVNHDCDIVIEKPTYIMKIDAIVNMYHHFCDFFNLYASLHVNLSHPAAFSTDNHIMIWESYSYRSAFQDAFQAFTRNPLWDLHTFRGETVCFKNLVFPLLPRMIFGLYYNTPLIYGCEKSGLFKAFGDHVLHRLRIPHHERKNQRIRVTLLSRDTQYRRILNEDELTKALKENPEYKVRKVVYNKKISFKKQLEITRNSDIFIGIHGAGLTHLMFLPDWAAVFEIYNCEDPGCYKDLARLRGVKYFTWENASMLVQQDPGTHPDGGAHAKFTNYSFDVKEFLRIVSQATDYVKNHDLFKRFISGRLQHKRTGIKNRTRTTSDVNATPKSKKVTNLKSDIQSKDEL; encoded by the exons ATGACAGATAACGCGTTAAGTATTAAATACTCAGTGACGATCGTACTGGTGTTCGCGATCACACAAACATACAGTAATTACACGGAAATTGATCTGCCGCCTGATCACATCAAGTATTATTTCAACTCTTTTCCCACGGTGGCCGAAGAGTGCCGTAATAATACCGCCTGTccatacaag GATAGCCTTGATACCAAAGCTTGTTGGGGTTACGAGCCGAATTGCAAAGCCGAAAATTCTTTTTCCGTTCCTCAATGTCCAGGTGATCACAGAGGATGGGTAACAACGAAAAAAGCACAGGTAGAGACATTTTACGCTCAAGGCGATTTTGGCTACGTACGCGACCAAAGGAAAGAAATGTCGATATTTTGCAAACCATTGTTTGTG GACGACTCATCGCTAGAGTGTTCGGAGCACATGAGATTTTGTCGAGCAAGGAACATAATGATCAATTTCACGGATTTAATTCAAAGAAAGGAACCTATACGATACAAGATGGATGTTCTGAAAGAGGGCCAAATTGGAGGATATTGCAC ATTAAATGAGAAAAGATTGCAAGAAAACGCGGACCATATTAGCCCATTGCAATCTTGGGGACCTGAATTGCGAAATTTCCGGAAATTACCTCGACCGCCGATTGTCAACCACGACTGTGATATCGTGATCGAAAAGCCAACGTACATAATGAAAATAGACGCTA TAGTAAATATGTATCATCATTTTTGCGACTTTTTCAACTTATACGCGTCATTACACGTAAACCTCTCGCACCCCGCTGCATTCAGCACTGATAATCATATAATGATCTGGGAAAGCTACAG CTACCGTTCTGCATTCCAAGACGCCTTCCAGGCTTTCACGAGAAATCCGCTCTGGGATTTACATACGTTCCGCGGAGAAACCGTCTGCTTCAAGAATCTCGTGTTTCCCCTATTACCACGAATGATTTTTGGTCTTTACTATAATACACCTCTT ATTTATGGCTGTGAAAAGAGCGGATTGTTTAAAGCTTTCGGCGACCACGTGTTACATAGATTACGTATACCTCATCACGAAAGAAAGAACCAAAGGATACGTGTTACTTTACTTAGCAGAGATACTCAATATAGAAGAATTTTGAACGAGGATGAATTAACAAAGGCTTTGAAGGAAAATCCGGAGTATAAAGTGCGAAAG GTagtatacaataaaaaaatatcattcaaaaaacaattagaaattacaagaaacTCTGACATTTTTATTGGAATACATGGAGCTGGATTAACGCATCTTATGTTTTTGCCAGATTGGGCTGCAGTATTTGAGAT ATATAATTGCGAAGATCCAGGATGTTATAAAGATCTCGCCCGTTTACGCGGTGTGAAGTACTTTACATGGGAAAATGCCTCAATGCTAGTGCAACAAGATCCC GGTACACATCCTGATGGAGGAGCACACGCAAAATTCACTAACTACAGTTTTGATGTCAAAGAATTTTTACGTATAGTTTCACAAGCTACGGATTATGTGAAAAATCATGATTTGTTCAAAAGATTTATCAGTGGACGATTACAACATAAGAGAACAGGAATAAAAAATCGGACTAGAACAACAAGTGATGTAAATGCAACTCCGAAGTCAAAGAAAGTAACCAACTTGAAATCTGACATTCAATCCAAAGACGaattatga
- the LOC126872436 gene encoding EGF domain-specific O-linked N-acetylglucosamine transferase isoform X2: MTDNALSIKYSVTIVLVFAITQTYSNYTEIDLPPDHIKYYFNSFPTVAEECRNNTACPYKDSLDTKACWGYEPNCKAENSFSVPQCPGDHRGWVTTKKAQVETFYAQGDFGYVRDQRKEMSIFCKPLFVDDSSLECSEHMRFCRARNIMINFTDLIQRKEPIRYKMDVLKEGQIGGYCTLNEKRLQENADHISPLQSWGPELRNFRKLPRPPIVNHDCDIVIEKPTYIMKIDAINMYHHFCDFFNLYASLHVNLSHPAAFSTDNHIMIWESYSYRSAFQDAFQAFTRNPLWDLHTFRGETVCFKNLVFPLLPRMIFGLYYNTPLIYGCEKSGLFKAFGDHVLHRLRIPHHERKNQRIRVTLLSRDTQYRRILNEDELTKALKENPEYKVRKVVYNKKISFKKQLEITRNSDIFIGIHGAGLTHLMFLPDWAAVFEIYNCEDPGCYKDLARLRGVKYFTWENASMLVQQDPGTHPDGGAHAKFTNYSFDVKEFLRIVSQATDYVKNHDLFKRFISGRLQHKRTGIKNRTRTTSDVNATPKSKKVTNLKSDIQSKDEL; the protein is encoded by the exons ATGACAGATAACGCGTTAAGTATTAAATACTCAGTGACGATCGTACTGGTGTTCGCGATCACACAAACATACAGTAATTACACGGAAATTGATCTGCCGCCTGATCACATCAAGTATTATTTCAACTCTTTTCCCACGGTGGCCGAAGAGTGCCGTAATAATACCGCCTGTccatacaag GATAGCCTTGATACCAAAGCTTGTTGGGGTTACGAGCCGAATTGCAAAGCCGAAAATTCTTTTTCCGTTCCTCAATGTCCAGGTGATCACAGAGGATGGGTAACAACGAAAAAAGCACAGGTAGAGACATTTTACGCTCAAGGCGATTTTGGCTACGTACGCGACCAAAGGAAAGAAATGTCGATATTTTGCAAACCATTGTTTGTG GACGACTCATCGCTAGAGTGTTCGGAGCACATGAGATTTTGTCGAGCAAGGAACATAATGATCAATTTCACGGATTTAATTCAAAGAAAGGAACCTATACGATACAAGATGGATGTTCTGAAAGAGGGCCAAATTGGAGGATATTGCAC ATTAAATGAGAAAAGATTGCAAGAAAACGCGGACCATATTAGCCCATTGCAATCTTGGGGACCTGAATTGCGAAATTTCCGGAAATTACCTCGACCGCCGATTGTCAACCACGACTGTGATATCGTGATCGAAAAGCCAACGTACATAATGAAAATAGACGCTA TAAATATGTATCATCATTTTTGCGACTTTTTCAACTTATACGCGTCATTACACGTAAACCTCTCGCACCCCGCTGCATTCAGCACTGATAATCATATAATGATCTGGGAAAGCTACAG CTACCGTTCTGCATTCCAAGACGCCTTCCAGGCTTTCACGAGAAATCCGCTCTGGGATTTACATACGTTCCGCGGAGAAACCGTCTGCTTCAAGAATCTCGTGTTTCCCCTATTACCACGAATGATTTTTGGTCTTTACTATAATACACCTCTT ATTTATGGCTGTGAAAAGAGCGGATTGTTTAAAGCTTTCGGCGACCACGTGTTACATAGATTACGTATACCTCATCACGAAAGAAAGAACCAAAGGATACGTGTTACTTTACTTAGCAGAGATACTCAATATAGAAGAATTTTGAACGAGGATGAATTAACAAAGGCTTTGAAGGAAAATCCGGAGTATAAAGTGCGAAAG GTagtatacaataaaaaaatatcattcaaaaaacaattagaaattacaagaaacTCTGACATTTTTATTGGAATACATGGAGCTGGATTAACGCATCTTATGTTTTTGCCAGATTGGGCTGCAGTATTTGAGAT ATATAATTGCGAAGATCCAGGATGTTATAAAGATCTCGCCCGTTTACGCGGTGTGAAGTACTTTACATGGGAAAATGCCTCAATGCTAGTGCAACAAGATCCC GGTACACATCCTGATGGAGGAGCACACGCAAAATTCACTAACTACAGTTTTGATGTCAAAGAATTTTTACGTATAGTTTCACAAGCTACGGATTATGTGAAAAATCATGATTTGTTCAAAAGATTTATCAGTGGACGATTACAACATAAGAGAACAGGAATAAAAAATCGGACTAGAACAACAAGTGATGTAAATGCAACTCCGAAGTCAAAGAAAGTAACCAACTTGAAATCTGACATTCAATCCAAAGACGaattatga